The proteins below come from a single Myxococcus xanthus genomic window:
- a CDS encoding M20 family metallo-hydrolase, with the protein MTAAELLQALVAIPSVSGDEGRIADTVSGWAEGWGARVQRQGHNVWFSVGSGPRRLLINSHLDTVKPCAGWTYEPHAPVWREDRLYGLGSNDAKGCVTGMLLAARTLLTEGAPTGAEVVFAFTAEEETGGQGLGTLLPKLGPLDAAIVGEPTSLKPCTAQRGMLLLRCTAHGKSAHVAHAHATEAVNAIHLAATDIAVLAELRFPSHPLLGEARAQVTQVSGGLARNQVPDRCEFFVDLRTTPGMEHAMVARQVAGALKSEVKVHSERYLPKATSAEQPIVRAAVAASGAQPVGSSTASDWAFLGDIPAVKVGPGDTLRSHLADEFITRAELEAGAAFYTQLVRGYFEEAARG; encoded by the coding sequence ATGACGGCGGCGGAGCTGCTCCAGGCGCTGGTGGCCATCCCCAGCGTGTCAGGTGACGAGGGCCGCATCGCGGACACGGTGTCCGGGTGGGCGGAAGGCTGGGGCGCGCGCGTCCAGCGGCAGGGCCACAACGTGTGGTTCTCCGTGGGGAGCGGGCCGCGCCGGCTGCTCATCAACTCGCACCTGGACACGGTAAAGCCGTGCGCCGGATGGACGTACGAGCCCCACGCGCCCGTGTGGCGCGAGGACCGCCTGTACGGCCTGGGCAGCAATGACGCCAAGGGGTGCGTGACGGGCATGCTGCTCGCCGCGCGGACCCTGCTGACCGAAGGCGCGCCCACGGGCGCTGAAGTCGTGTTCGCGTTCACCGCGGAGGAAGAGACGGGAGGCCAGGGGCTGGGAACGCTGTTGCCCAAGCTGGGCCCGCTGGACGCCGCCATCGTCGGCGAGCCCACCAGCCTCAAGCCCTGCACCGCCCAGCGCGGCATGCTGCTGCTTCGCTGCACCGCGCACGGCAAGAGCGCGCACGTCGCGCACGCGCACGCCACGGAGGCCGTCAACGCCATCCACCTGGCCGCGACGGACATCGCGGTGCTGGCCGAGCTGCGCTTTCCGTCCCACCCGCTCCTGGGCGAGGCCCGGGCGCAGGTGACGCAGGTGTCGGGTGGCCTGGCGCGCAACCAGGTGCCGGACCGGTGTGAGTTCTTCGTGGACCTGCGCACCACGCCGGGCATGGAGCACGCGATGGTGGCCCGGCAGGTGGCGGGCGCGTTGAAGAGCGAAGTGAAGGTCCATTCGGAGCGCTACCTACCGAAGGCGACGTCGGCGGAGCAGCCCATCGTCCGCGCGGCGGTGGCCGCGTCGGGCGCGCAGCCGGTGGGCTCCAGCACGGCGTCGGACTGGGCCTTCCTGGGGGACATCCCCGCGGTGAAGGTGGGCCCTGGCGACACGCTGCGCAGCCACCTGGCGGACGAATTCATCA
- the argB gene encoding acetylglutamate kinase, with translation MPLSPDPYSALRHAAKYVQQFRRKTFVVKLGGAMLSDPRLRRAACEQIALLWTFSIRPVVVHGGGPELDTLCDALHLPVEKVAGRRVTSAPVLDAAKMVLAGKLHTDLLADLQAAGVPAVGLSGVDAGLIKARKRPPVMVTEAGATEGKLVDYGLVGDIEQVDTRVVEHLRSADYVPVIAPLSGGTDGAVYNTNADTVAAALAVALSAEKLFFLVQVPGLLKNVSDPSSLVTLANLTDLATMESTGAIAGGMKPKAHAIRHALVGGVGSVHLVSGVQPNALLEEVFTNEGSGTMVVRENAQKPAGAVG, from the coding sequence GTGCCCCTTTCGCCCGACCCCTACTCCGCGCTTCGCCACGCGGCGAAGTACGTGCAGCAGTTCCGCCGCAAGACGTTCGTGGTGAAGCTCGGCGGCGCCATGCTCAGCGACCCGCGTCTGCGCCGCGCCGCCTGCGAGCAGATTGCCCTTCTGTGGACCTTCTCCATCCGCCCCGTCGTGGTACACGGCGGCGGTCCGGAGCTGGACACGCTGTGTGACGCCCTCCACCTTCCGGTGGAGAAGGTGGCCGGCCGCCGCGTCACCTCCGCGCCCGTGCTGGACGCGGCGAAGATGGTGCTCGCGGGCAAGCTGCACACGGACCTGCTGGCGGACCTCCAGGCGGCGGGCGTGCCCGCGGTGGGCCTGAGCGGCGTGGACGCCGGCCTCATCAAGGCACGCAAGCGCCCGCCCGTCATGGTGACGGAAGCCGGTGCCACCGAGGGCAAGCTGGTGGACTACGGCCTGGTGGGTGACATCGAGCAGGTGGACACCCGCGTGGTGGAGCACCTGCGCTCGGCCGACTACGTGCCCGTCATCGCCCCCCTGTCGGGTGGCACGGACGGCGCCGTGTACAACACCAACGCGGACACCGTGGCCGCGGCGCTGGCGGTGGCGCTGTCCGCCGAGAAGCTCTTCTTCCTGGTCCAGGTTCCGGGCCTGCTGAAGAACGTGAGCGACCCGTCGTCGCTCGTCACGCTGGCCAACCTCACGGACCTGGCCACCATGGAGAGCACCGGCGCCATCGCGGGCGGCATGAAGCCCAAGGCGCACGCCATCCGCCACGCGCTCGTGGGCGGCGTGGGCAGCGTGCACCTGGTCAGCGGCGTGCAGCCCAACGCGCTCCTGGAGGAGGTCTTCACCAACGAGGGCAGCGGCACCATGGTCGTGCGGGAGAACGCGCAGAAGCCCGCGGGGGCGGTGGGATGA